TGCCTATTTGGAAAAAGCGAATCGATGCCAAGACCTTGGTGACCACCCCTAACTCGGATGTCATCTACGCCATGAGCTACGTTGACCTGGGCAAGGACGGCCCGTTGGTGTTCGAAGCCCCGCCGCAACTGCAGGGCATCCTGCTCGATTTCTGGCAGCATCCCATCCCGGTGGATGGCGGCAAGTTCGCTGGTGACGTAGGTCTGGCCGGACCCGACGCCGGCCAAGGCGGCAAATTTCTGCTGCTCCCGCCGGACTATAAGGGCGAAGTGCCGGAAGGATACTACGTTTACCGGTCAGGGACCAACAACGTCTTCATCTTCCTGCGCGGGTTCTATCAGGACCCCAAGAACCTGACGCCCGCCGTGGCGCTGCTGGAACAGTCGAAAATCTATCCGCTGCATGGCAAGGATACGGCTAAGCCGATGGTTTTTCCCGATGCCTCCGGCGTCCCGGCGAACCTGCTGCCCGGCAGCGACGGCAGCGTTTTTACCCAACTCAAGCAGCTCGTGGACCGCGAGGGCGCCAACCTCGCCGATGCCGATTGGCTCGGCATGCTGGCGGCCATCGGCATCGTCAAGGGCCAGCCGTTCAATCCGGATGCCCACACCCGCGACATCCTCGATCGCGCCGCCAGGACCGCTTACAAAATGAGCCGCGTTATTGGCTTCCAAGAGACCGTCAGTGGCCGCTCGTTCCAGGTTTATCCGGATCGCCGCTGGCTCAATCCCATGGCTGATACAACGCCCGGCAAATCGGGTGGGGCGCTCGACCTCTCCGACAAGAGAATTCCCGAAGGGTATCGGGACCTCGACGCCCGCATCTGGTACTTCACCAATTACTATTCAACCAGCCCCGGAATGATTTCCCAGATCCCTGGCAAGGGCGCCAAATACATGATCGCCTTCAGCGACAGCCGGGGCACGCCCTTGTCCGGCGACAGCAACTACCGCCTGAACCTGCCACCGAACATTCCCGCTGTAAACTTCTGGTCCGTGACCCTCTACGATGCCGCGAACGGTTCCGGTCTCGCCAATGGCCAGCCGTTCCCGTCGCTGGGTTCGCGTGACCATCCGGTGCAGAATGCCGACGGCAGCATGGATCTCTACCTCGGGCCGAAAGCGCCCCAGGGAAAAGAAGGCAACTGGCTCGCCACCGTTCCCGGCAAGGCGTATTTCGCCGTCCTCAGACTCTATGGTCCGACCGAAGCCGCCCTCGACAAGAGCTGGAAGCCTGGCGACATCGAGAAGGTCAAGTGACCAAGACGACCAGTTAACAACCGGTTGCAGCGGACGGCGCTTACGCTCCATCGCTGCAACCGAAGCATTACAGATTGCTGCTATGCTCAGAAACTTATCACTCTGCCAAAAATGTTCCATATCCATTCCATACCTACATTTTCGCCATCCACTGATAAATCCAATTCATGCCAAGAAATAGCGTCACCAACCAGTGAGCGCAAAGGTAATGTCTCAAAACATGCCCACTGTGTGCGGGGATAGGGGCGGGCTGATGTAACCCGCTCCTCATATGGGTTAACCTGCTACTTATTGCTGGGCTTTTCTTTTTTATCGCCCTTCTGTTTGTCTTTCTTAGGCTTTTGGGCTTCCCTCTTATCTTTATCCTTTTTGCCTTTGTCTCCCACAGCTTTCTCCTCCGATTTTTCGACTTTTCAATTGTTTTAAGGAGCAGCTCATTGAACAGTTACTTAAGCCGTCGTCTTCCTTCGTCCCGTTTTACTTCTTTCCAAATCCCCGATCTTTGGCCATTTTGCTACGCTGCTCGGAATAGTCCTTGCACACAAGCGGGAATTTCTTGGGGTCTAGGCTATAGCGCTGGTAATATTCTTTTGGGACCAACCCATGAGACTTGAGCAGGTGTCTTTTCAAAGTCTTCAGCTTTTTGCCGCATTCCAGGCAGACCACATATTTGGCTTTGACGATATCTTTCAAGGGGATTGAAGGTTTTACAACGCCAGCTTCTTCAGCTTTTTTAGAAACCGGCTCCTCTAAAATTCCACCGCCATACAGAGAAGCCAAGACATTGTAGACTTCTTTGATTTCTTGCACCAATTGCTCAGGGGTCAGTTCGGTTAAGGAAACATGGGAAACCACAATCTCTGTGGTTAGTTTCAGAACTTCGCTGGACATGGAGTTATCTCCTTTTGGTTCATTGATTATAGGGTAAATCAAGTCAGAATGGGTTGAGACGGTACCTGGTGCCGTTTACCCCTCTCGGCTTTCCATAAACTCCATATAATCGGGGTCTCCAACAGGTAATCCTTCCTCATTTTCAACTGCTTTGGCCTCAGGTGATTCTTTCATTTTGACTTTTCGAGGTTTTCGCTGAAGTTTGGCTGAAGGTTTGGTTTCCGGAACTTCAACTTTATCCTCTTTATCCAATGATACCAAAACATCATGGACTGCTTTAATTGTCGCCACCAATTCTTTGGGGGCATGGGATATGACGATCTGCGCCGTTAAATTGAGAATTTCGCTGGGCATGGTACATACTCCTTGAGTATTCATTGATAAACCAAGAGGCCTTGTTTGGTAGCTACCTTTCAAGTCCTTGCTGGTCATGCTTCAAACTCGGGAATCCAGCAATAGTGTCACGAACCCTTTATAATAATAATAAAGGCTTGGTGACACCATGATCTCAAGGATAGTTGCGCTGGAAGCCTTTATAGTTTCCCATTAATACTACAGTTCTTCCTACTTTTCAATGACAGACCGGGAATCTCTGGTATTGACTGTCACGCTACCAGAGGCTCAGTTAGCCTTTGTGAAGGTTCCTGAGGTGGAAGGTGTCGAAATTGGCCTTCATACCGTGTGACATAGATAAGTATAAATATAAGAACGGGAATTCTAAAAACAAGCATGTGAAATTTTGATAGAAATGGCCAGACCAAATATGCTGACTTCAAAAGCCGACCAGACCCTTTCTAAGACCGGGTTTGGCAGCAACTTCCTGTTTCAGCCAGGAGAGGAGTTGTTCGGCATTAGGTTTTTTCTCATGCATTAGAGATTTGCGCTTCATGACGGCGAAATCCCCGGGCGTTAAATGATGCAGGCGGGCCAGTCTTGCCTGCAACTGCCCGACTTCGAAAGGGGTAGAAGAGCGTTCAAATCCTTCGCCATGGCCTTGAACAATAGCCATGCCTGCCCCGGTTTCAGGTAATCAAACTTCACTTTGAAATCAAACCGCCGGAACACCGCCAAGTCCAGGGTCTATTTGAGATTGGTGGCGCCGAAAAAGGTCCCGCCAAACCGTTCAAGCTCCCCCAAAAACTCATTAACCAGGGTCACTTCCCACGAGTGGTGGGCCTGCTCACGGTCCTGAAAGAACCCGTCGACCTCATCGACAAAGAGAATCGCGGCTTGGTTTTCAGCCTTCGCGAACATGCCGGCAATTTCCCTTTCGGTTTGGCCGACATACGGCCGAAGCAGGTCCGAAGCGGTTCTGAGCAGCACCGGTTTCCCTAATACTTGCCCCAAGTACTGGACAAAAGCCGTCTTACCGCTCCCCGGCGCCCCATAAAGGAAGAGTCGTACCGCGGGAGAACGCCGGCAGCAGGTGACCAACCCCTGCAAGTCTTGGTCAGCGTTGACATGGGCGAGGCTGTAGGAAGAGTCCAACGGTTGGCCAAACCCTTTCCCCTGCCTCAAGTTCAGCGCTTTGTGGGCGTTGTCAATGACGGTTTTGAGGATTTTGCCGGTGTCTTCCGGGTTCCTGGGCTGGCAATACTGGGCTACTTTAGCGGCTTTGTCAATGTGGGCGGGGGCGAGGTGAACGTTTGCGGCCAGAGTCCGAAGGCGGCCTGTATCAACCTTCAAGCCGCCCAGCCTGGTTGCGAGCATTTTCTCTCGGGCCCGGAGAGGCGGCACCGGGACTTCGATGATTAAGTCGAACCGGCGGACATGGGCCTGGTCAATCCCGTCCAGTCTGTTACAAATCCAAATTGCCGGGACCGGATTGGTTTCCAAGAGGCGGTTGGTCCAACCCTTCCGGGAGTTGTCATGGGGGATGTCCCGAAATAGTGAGAAATCGGGCCAGGGAAAGACGTCATCAATTTCGTCAAACAGCAAAAGACAGCCGGGGGCATGAGCCAGCACTCGTTGGCTGAGGAGGTAACCCCGCAACCGCTGGGTTCCTGGTAAAGCCTCGCCGTCGTCGTCTGCGGTGCTCACTTCAAACAGGCGGGCCTTGACATGCTGGGCGAGGGTCCTGGCCAATTCGGTCTTGCCGGTACCAGGGGAGCCATACAGCAAAACGTTGGTCCCCGGTTCCCGCCGTTTCAAGGCCTGGCGGACATATCGGACCAAAAGGCTGAGATTGGGATAGTGGGCAAAATCCTTCATTGACAGGCTTGGCGCGGGAGACTTGGTAAAATATGTCGACAGTATCCCCTCAACCCCACCTTCCGGCTTCCCTAAGGCTTGGTAGAGGCCTTCCAACGGCTCCAGATCAAAAGAGGCGTGGGTGCCTTTAAACACTTGGAGAATGCCAGCAGTGGCGAGGGTGCCGTCTTTGCGCACCACCTTTCGAAGCTCTGCCTCGGGGCACCTTCAGAATGCGGGCCAAGTGGTCAAAAAATGCTTGGATTCCGCAATACGAAAGTTCGTGGAGGGGTTGCCGCAGACCGGGCTCCTCCCGGAAAAGCATGGCAAACAAAAGGACGTCCAGTTCGGCTTCATTCAGCTTCAGCAAATCTCCCAGCCGCGCCAGGTTTTTAAAAAACACCCCATTCCGGGTCAGACTGACCGCCTCCATGCCTTTTTCTATGATGTTGCGGGAGTTGGCCGCCAGGAGCTTTACCGTCGCCGGCGTCTCCTTAGCTTTGACATAA
This sequence is a window from Desulfobaccales bacterium. Protein-coding genes within it:
- a CDS encoding ATP-binding protein yields the protein MVRKDGTLATAGILQVFKGTHASFDLEPLEGLYQALGKPEGGVEGILSTYFTKSPAPSLSMKDFAHYPNLSLLVRYVRQALKRREPGTNVLLYGSPGTGKTELARTLAQHVKARLFEVSTADDDGEALPGTQRLRGYLLSQRVLAHAPGCLLLFDEIDDVFPWPDFSLFRDIPHDNSRKGWTNRLLETNPVPAIWICNRLDGIDQAHVRRFDLIIEVPVPPLRAREKMLATRLGGLKVDTGRLRTLAANVHLAPAHIDKAAKVAQYCQPRNPEDTGKILKTVIDNAHKALNLRQGKGFGQPLDSSYSLAHVNADQDLQGLVTCCRRSPAVRLFLYGAPGSGKTAFVQYLGQVLGKPVLLRTASDLLRPYVGQTEREIAGMFAKAENQAAILFVDEVDGFFQDREQAHHSWEVTLVNEFLGELERFGGTFFGATNLK
- a CDS encoding MucR family transcriptional regulator codes for the protein MSSEVLKLTTEIVVSHVSLTELTPEQLVQEIKEVYNVLASLYGGGILEEPVSKKAEEAGVVKPSIPLKDIVKAKYVVCLECGKKLKTLKRHLLKSHGLVPKEYYQRYSLDPKKFPLVCKDYSEQRSKMAKDRGFGKK
- a CDS encoding DUF1254 domain-containing protein → MNPACRVTLIGAILTGALAMCGLTKPALAQEPRFDRLANLPFTAGRPTKVTTQTLRDELLFQRAAQTYLWALPLINTLGMKSGSEKIFGAGYNVLPIWKKRIDAKTLVTTPNSDVIYAMSYVDLGKDGPLVFEAPPQLQGILLDFWQHPIPVDGGKFAGDVGLAGPDAGQGGKFLLLPPDYKGEVPEGYYVYRSGTNNVFIFLRGFYQDPKNLTPAVALLEQSKIYPLHGKDTAKPMVFPDASGVPANLLPGSDGSVFTQLKQLVDREGANLADADWLGMLAAIGIVKGQPFNPDAHTRDILDRAARTAYKMSRVIGFQETVSGRSFQVYPDRRWLNPMADTTPGKSGGALDLSDKRIPEGYRDLDARIWYFTNYYSTSPGMISQIPGKGAKYMIAFSDSRGTPLSGDSNYRLNLPPNIPAVNFWSVTLYDAANGSGLANGQPFPSLGSRDHPVQNADGSMDLYLGPKAPQGKEGNWLATVPGKAYFAVLRLYGPTEAALDKSWKPGDIEKVK